In one Rhodohalobacter sp. 614A genomic region, the following are encoded:
- a CDS encoding MFS transporter encodes MDTTSIPSGGVPRERIFRGICLALLPTAFTFVLVSNILQQLKTEFLLTNAQVGYIGGAALWGMAMSLLLIGPALEKIGFKRLVKGAFVAHLSGVTLFLGAYGFAGENYAFWILFLGAVGFGLGNGLIEVVGNNLTAALFPDNKTTKLNHFHAFFPGGMVFGGLLGWAMVQVGAIGDVNIGHWTVQIAIVYIPVLCYGYLLLPVQFPPTLTREAGIPIKEMFKYTFTHPLVWGLIILKMMTLSLELGPGRWIPEVLQAAGVPGILVFAWISGIMMLLRFFAGPFVEKLSPPGMLFAGSLLTGIGLLLFAFFESGVGITMVAATIYASGIAFHFPTMVGLMSERFPRAGSLGIVLLMGMGFFGAGASNAIMGGIADQYLPDALDKPKTVQILQEIEQRFPEYIEIAERAEGSPQQLQQLGYTRTDIENILNRTEQALAYYQQNGEFDSEHTPEALRALLDAGISQEQELTDRAFAVLRPADNYGGRVSFLYITPAAFILALIFLGVYINDKRRGGYKVKQLDDE; translated from the coding sequence ATGGACACAACTTCGATACCCTCCGGAGGAGTACCCCGTGAGCGGATATTTCGCGGAATCTGTCTGGCGCTGTTGCCGACGGCCTTTACCTTTGTTTTGGTCAGCAATATTCTTCAGCAACTCAAGACAGAGTTTTTATTAACCAATGCCCAGGTGGGCTATATAGGTGGAGCGGCCTTGTGGGGAATGGCAATGTCCTTGCTGCTGATTGGTCCGGCTTTGGAGAAGATCGGGTTTAAACGTCTGGTGAAAGGAGCTTTTGTAGCTCATTTGAGTGGGGTAACCCTGTTTTTGGGAGCCTACGGATTTGCCGGAGAGAATTACGCCTTCTGGATTCTGTTTCTTGGAGCCGTAGGATTCGGTTTGGGAAATGGACTGATTGAGGTAGTAGGCAATAACCTGACGGCGGCGCTTTTTCCCGACAACAAGACCACCAAACTCAATCATTTTCATGCATTCTTCCCGGGTGGTATGGTGTTCGGAGGCCTCTTGGGATGGGCAATGGTACAAGTAGGCGCCATAGGCGACGTGAATATTGGTCACTGGACCGTGCAGATTGCCATTGTTTACATTCCCGTACTTTGTTATGGGTATCTGTTGCTTCCAGTACAGTTTCCTCCAACACTGACCCGGGAAGCAGGTATTCCTATAAAAGAGATGTTCAAGTATACGTTTACACATCCGCTGGTTTGGGGGCTGATTATACTTAAGATGATGACCCTCTCACTTGAATTGGGCCCCGGCCGTTGGATTCCCGAAGTATTGCAGGCAGCAGGCGTTCCTGGAATTTTGGTATTTGCATGGATTAGCGGAATTATGATGTTGCTTCGGTTTTTTGCCGGGCCATTTGTTGAAAAACTTTCTCCTCCCGGCATGTTGTTTGCCGGTTCACTTCTTACGGGTATCGGTTTATTACTGTTTGCTTTTTTTGAAAGCGGAGTGGGGATTACGATGGTTGCGGCCACAATATATGCATCCGGAATTGCATTCCACTTCCCGACAATGGTGGGCCTGATGAGTGAACGTTTTCCGCGGGCAGGCTCGCTGGGGATTGTACTTTTAATGGGTATGGGTTTTTTCGGAGCAGGAGCTTCAAATGCTATTATGGGAGGAATTGCCGATCAATACCTTCCGGATGCTCTTGATAAACCAAAGACAGTACAGATTCTGCAGGAGATTGAGCAACGATTTCCAGAGTACATCGAAATTGCTGAGCGGGCAGAAGGATCCCCGCAACAACTCCAGCAGTTGGGTTATACCCGCACGGATATAGAAAATATTCTTAACCGCACCGAACAGGCATTAGCCTATTATCAACAAAATGGAGAGTTCGACTCCGAGCATACTCCCGAGGCATTACGGGCACTTCTTGATGCGGGAATATCACAAGAACAGGAATTGACCGACCGGGCCTTTGCCGTATTGAGGCCGGCAGATAACTATGGCGGGAGGGTGTCGTTTTTGTACATCACTCCTGCAGCTTTCATTCTGGCACTGATCTTCTTGGGTGTGTATATCAACGACAAACGCCGGGGTGGATATAAAGTCAAACAACTTGATGATGAATAA
- the iolD gene encoding 3D-(3,5/4)-trihydroxycyclohexane-1,2-dione acylhydrolase (decyclizing) gives MSHEKLTVAQALIKFLNNQYVERDGHELRFINGVWGIFGHGNVAGISQALHQNREMPYYLARNEQAMTHTAIAYAKAKFRMQALACTASVGPGSTNMITGAATATINRIPLLLLPSDTFARRNVGPVLQQLEYPLSQDVTANDAFKPVSRYWDRINRPDQLAWSLLEAMRVLTSPEETGAVTLCMPQDVQTEAFSYPSDLFEKRVWNVPRLRADKNLYLEATRILKRAKKPFIISGGGTLYSEAAEELKHFVEKTGIPVGETQAGKGALPFDHPQNLGSVGATGALAANRVAEEADVILLIGTRLSDFTTSSKSQFQNPDVQFIHVNISSMDAHKLSSLALQADAKATLQDLSKDLDGYEIDEQFRQKVQSLKAEWVDEVARVTNLPEQEKMQQPNIIRIVNEHAGKHSTVVCAAGSLPGDLHKLWKCGEPGGYHLEYGYSCMGYEIAGGLGVKMANPDREVVVMVGDGSYQMMSSELITAIQEGIKITVVLLNNHGFGSIGSLSESVGSQRFGTDYKYKKNGGDVSDEDTLPIDFAMNARSYGVDVQEVFSYAELENALKSAFNSDKAQVIVAEVDKVQKVPGYHSWWDVPVAETSEVESVKQSRVEYENNRKKQRNYF, from the coding sequence ATGAGTCACGAAAAATTAACTGTCGCGCAGGCATTAATAAAATTTTTGAATAATCAGTATGTAGAGCGGGATGGCCATGAATTGCGATTTATCAACGGAGTATGGGGAATTTTCGGCCATGGAAATGTAGCCGGAATCAGTCAGGCTCTCCATCAAAACCGGGAAATGCCCTATTATCTTGCACGGAATGAGCAGGCAATGACCCATACGGCAATTGCGTATGCAAAGGCAAAATTCCGGATGCAGGCGCTTGCATGTACAGCTTCTGTCGGGCCCGGCTCCACAAATATGATAACAGGTGCAGCCACGGCTACCATCAACCGAATACCATTACTTCTGCTTCCAAGTGATACATTTGCGCGACGAAATGTGGGCCCGGTTTTGCAACAGCTCGAATATCCCCTTAGCCAGGATGTAACCGCTAACGATGCTTTTAAACCGGTTTCGAGATATTGGGACAGAATTAATCGTCCGGACCAGCTTGCGTGGTCTCTTCTGGAAGCTATGAGAGTTCTCACTTCACCAGAAGAAACAGGTGCGGTTACACTTTGTATGCCCCAGGATGTACAAACAGAGGCCTTTTCTTATCCTTCAGATCTTTTTGAAAAAAGAGTATGGAATGTACCCCGTCTTCGGGCTGATAAGAATTTATATCTGGAAGCCACCCGTATTTTAAAGCGAGCCAAAAAACCATTTATTATTTCAGGAGGAGGGACTCTTTACAGTGAAGCTGCTGAAGAATTAAAACACTTTGTTGAAAAAACCGGAATTCCGGTGGGAGAAACACAGGCAGGGAAAGGAGCACTTCCGTTTGATCACCCTCAAAATCTGGGATCTGTCGGGGCAACAGGAGCTTTGGCGGCAAACCGTGTTGCAGAAGAAGCCGATGTTATTCTTCTGATCGGAACGCGGCTTAGTGACTTTACAACCTCCTCAAAAAGTCAGTTCCAGAATCCGGATGTTCAGTTTATTCATGTGAATATCAGTTCAATGGATGCTCATAAACTCTCTTCTCTTGCCCTTCAGGCCGATGCTAAAGCTACCCTTCAGGATCTTAGCAAAGATTTGGACGGGTATGAGATTGATGAACAATTCAGACAAAAAGTTCAGTCATTGAAAGCCGAATGGGTGGATGAAGTTGCCAGAGTTACAAATCTTCCGGAACAGGAAAAAATGCAGCAGCCGAATATCATTCGGATTGTAAATGAGCATGCCGGCAAACATTCCACAGTAGTTTGTGCAGCAGGAAGTTTGCCCGGAGATCTTCACAAACTCTGGAAATGTGGTGAACCCGGAGGTTATCATCTGGAATATGGCTACTCCTGCATGGGGTACGAAATTGCCGGCGGACTTGGTGTGAAAATGGCCAATCCGGATCGCGAAGTTGTTGTTATGGTGGGTGATGGTTCTTACCAAATGATGTCATCTGAGTTAATCACAGCCATTCAGGAAGGGATAAAAATCACGGTTGTTTTATTAAACAATCATGGATTCGGCAGTATTGGGTCACTTTCGGAATCTGTTGGTTCCCAAAGGTTTGGTACCGACTACAAATACAAGAAAAATGGCGGAGATGTCTCTGATGAAGATACTCTTCCTATTGATTTTGCGATGAATGCCCGAAGCTATGGCGTTGATGTCCAGGAAGTTTTCTCATATGCAGAACTGGAAAATGCTTTGAAATCCGCCTTTAACTCTGATAAGGCGCAAGTAATTGTCGCAGAAGTAGATAAAGTACAGAAAGTACCGGGATATCATTCATGGTGGGATGTGCCCGTTGCGGAAACATCCGAAGTTGAGTCTGTAAAACAGTCGAGAGTTGAATATGAAAATAACAGAAAGAAACAGCGCAATTACTTTTGA
- a CDS encoding outer membrane protein assembly factor BamB family protein, which yields MKPDIIRFFLPLFLICSVLSSCGERNEDSSIPINPVDYVDWEVTSGDKGNSKYSSLDQIDKSNVKDLEVVWEYRTGDNTERSTIQANPIVVNGIMYISSPSLKIAALDAKTGEEIWVFDTDGPEHQNRGVTYWKDESGDRILFTRGSFLYALNAQTGTQIEDFGEDGRIDLRKGLDREPWNELSVSATSPGILYNDLIIFGSRVPEGPQQYAPGHIRAYNVRTGDLEWIFHTIPHPGEVGYETWPENAWETSGGANNWGGMAVDDERGVVYVSTGAPSYHFYGGDRIGSNRFSTSIIALDASNGERIWDFQTVRHDIWDYDIPTHPNLLTVYHDGEYIDAVAQVTKTGMVYVLNRETGESLFPIEEMPVPQSSLIGEESWPTQPIPVKPEPFTRQGLTEDDLTDLSPEKNAWAREEFKKFSTRGLYDPPGTGEGTIFLPGLHGGAWWGGASVDPSAGMLYINGNNIPYVISMVETEGLKANMSSYGEYVYTATCAACHGIDRQGVAPAPSLVGLKDRLSEEEVTSVIQQGKGGMPAMASVVGNDLNALLAYLFEKEREIAEDGGGTGAVMSPYIHQNYYQFRDDEEYPAIKPPWGTLNAIDLNKGEIVWQVPLGEYKELTARGIPPTGTQNLGGPITTAGGLVFIAATRDRMFRAFDKDTGEILWETELETGAFATPSTYEIDGKQYIALGVGGNCKYCSEGHSGQLSTPTSDLFMVFALPD from the coding sequence ATGAAACCTGATATTATCCGTTTTTTTTTACCTCTGTTTTTAATTTGTTCTGTACTCTCCTCTTGTGGGGAAAGAAATGAAGATTCCTCAATTCCAATCAATCCGGTAGACTATGTAGACTGGGAAGTGACCAGCGGCGATAAAGGCAATTCCAAATATTCCTCTCTTGACCAGATTGATAAGTCTAATGTAAAAGATCTGGAAGTTGTCTGGGAATACAGAACCGGCGACAACACCGAGCGCTCAACGATTCAGGCCAATCCAATTGTGGTGAACGGGATCATGTACATCAGCTCACCATCATTGAAAATTGCTGCTTTGGATGCAAAAACCGGTGAGGAAATATGGGTATTTGATACGGATGGCCCCGAGCATCAAAACCGTGGAGTAACCTACTGGAAAGATGAAAGTGGAGACAGGATTCTATTTACAAGGGGCAGTTTTTTGTATGCTCTGAACGCCCAAACGGGTACACAAATAGAAGACTTTGGTGAAGATGGAAGAATAGATTTACGAAAAGGCCTCGACAGAGAACCCTGGAATGAGCTATCCGTAAGTGCAACATCTCCGGGTATTTTATATAACGATCTAATTATTTTCGGGAGCCGGGTTCCGGAGGGCCCTCAGCAATATGCACCGGGCCACATACGGGCATACAATGTAAGGACCGGCGATCTCGAATGGATTTTTCACACAATTCCACACCCCGGTGAAGTAGGCTATGAAACATGGCCGGAAAATGCCTGGGAAACTTCCGGGGGAGCGAACAATTGGGGAGGCATGGCCGTGGATGATGAACGGGGAGTTGTATATGTATCCACCGGAGCTCCATCATATCATTTTTATGGAGGCGACCGGATCGGCTCGAACCGCTTCAGTACATCAATTATAGCTTTGGATGCATCAAATGGAGAACGCATCTGGGATTTTCAAACCGTCCGGCATGATATCTGGGACTATGACATCCCAACTCATCCTAACCTTCTCACTGTTTATCACGACGGAGAATATATCGATGCTGTTGCCCAGGTTACAAAAACAGGAATGGTTTATGTACTTAACAGAGAAACGGGCGAATCTTTATTTCCCATCGAAGAGATGCCCGTTCCTCAATCATCATTGATAGGCGAAGAGTCATGGCCAACACAACCCATACCGGTAAAACCGGAACCATTTACCAGGCAAGGATTAACAGAAGATGATCTTACAGATCTCTCTCCTGAAAAAAATGCGTGGGCGCGAGAAGAATTCAAAAAATTCAGCACCAGGGGATTATATGATCCGCCGGGAACCGGGGAAGGAACCATTTTTCTGCCCGGTTTACACGGTGGCGCATGGTGGGGAGGTGCCTCCGTAGATCCTTCCGCCGGAATGCTTTACATCAATGGAAATAATATACCATACGTTATTTCCATGGTAGAGACGGAAGGTCTCAAAGCAAATATGTCTTCGTATGGAGAATATGTATATACAGCCACATGTGCGGCCTGTCATGGTATTGACAGGCAGGGAGTGGCTCCGGCACCAAGTCTTGTGGGGCTTAAAGACAGGCTTAGCGAGGAAGAAGTGACATCAGTAATACAACAGGGCAAAGGAGGAATGCCGGCGATGGCTTCTGTTGTGGGCAATGATTTAAATGCGCTTTTAGCATACCTGTTTGAGAAGGAAAGGGAAATTGCAGAAGACGGCGGAGGTACAGGAGCAGTCATGTCACCATATATCCATCAAAACTATTACCAGTTCAGGGATGATGAAGAATACCCGGCCATCAAACCGCCATGGGGAACGTTGAATGCGATTGATCTGAATAAAGGCGAAATCGTATGGCAGGTTCCGCTCGGTGAATATAAAGAGCTGACAGCCAGAGGCATTCCGCCAACAGGAACACAAAATCTCGGAGGTCCCATCACCACGGCCGGCGGTCTCGTTTTTATTGCCGCTACCCGCGACAGAATGTTTCGGGCGTTTGATAAAGATACCGGTGAAATTTTATGGGAAACAGAGTTGGAAACCGGTGCCTTTGCAACACCAAGTACCTATGAAATTGATGGTAAGCAGTATATAGCGCTCGGTGTTGGTGGAAATTGTAAATATTGCTCGGAAGGTCACAGCGGACAGTTATCCACACCTACCAGTGACTTATTTATGGTATTTGCACTACCTGATTGA